In Carboxydothermus pertinax, the sequence AACCACCGAACACATTCAACGTATATTTTTCCCTTTCCCGGCCCAAGCTATTACTTAGAGGCCAAAAGGGGGTTTTATTTTGAAAAGACTCTTCATATTTATTATAGTACTGTTTATTACCATCTTTATTTTTAATCCGGTAAAAACCGGTGAGCTTAAAAAAACTCCACTAAAATCCCGGCAAAAAGAACAAAGCACAGGCATTACCCTTGCCGTCCCTCTCCCGGTCAAAGAAGGGATTAAAAACTATTTTCTCCCCGGGCCCGGATACCAATCCCCGGCCCCTTTTTGCCCAAACCAGAACATCCTCCTCCTCTGGACCGAAAAGGGCGGCTTAAAAGCCATCACCATCATCACCTACAACCCCCGAACCAGAATCCCGGCCCTTCTTACCGTGCCTACCTGTACCCTTTTGCCCGGAGAAACCCTCACCACCGGGGAAATCTATGACCGAAAGGGTTTATCCACCTTTACCAAAACCCTCGAAAAAGCCTTTAATACCACAATCCCGCATTACATCATTATCGACCAGACGGTAGTCGAACAATTTTCCCGGCGCCTGGGCAGCGTAAACCTGCAGGGCGAAACGGTACCGGTAATTTCCATCTTTGAAGATACCTTAGCTGGCCGGCGGCTAAACGACACCGACCTGGTAAAGGCCCTGATCCAAAAATTATTGTTGCCCGGAGAAATGTGGAAAGTTCCAGGGCATCTCACCTTTCTGGTTCACAATATAAAAACCAACCTTACTTTACCTGTTTTCCTGGATATCTTTTCTAAACTTCCCGCCATGAAGTTAAATTCCTTGACCAAAGTATCTCTTCCGGGGGAAGAAAGAGAAACCAAAAGAATAGCTTCACCGGAGGTAACCGGGCGGATCCTCTCCCAAATTACCCAGGAAAGTCTTCCCTGAAAACTCCTGCAAAATTTAACTTTCTCTCCAAATAACCCCCACGAAAATTTTCAAAGCTTACGAATATTATGATGGAAAAGAAAACCAGCGGCAGTAAATGTCTAAATCTGTCGAAATATTAAAAATGGTGTCGACTACCATTGCCCCGAAAGAATTTCTAAAACAAATAAAGAGGGAAAAGAAGAAATCTAAAGTAAAATCCTGCTTACTAATAACGAAAAACAAGCCTTACGGCCTAAAAACAATTGACAGTCTACTGCAGGATGCTTTAAAATTTAAATGTGATAAAAATAGTCTAATAAATCTATAATAGCCATAATATCCATAATATCTAAAATCTTACATAGGGTTCCGTATTTTTAAATAAATATACAAAATTTTTAAGGAGGGAAAGAAATGATAAGACTCAAGGGGAAAAAGGCCATTGCTATTATCACGATGGCAGCTTTCTTACTCACCATGCTCCCCGCTTTTGTCCTGGCCAGTACGCCGGCTAAGTACGTTTTAACCCTTAGCCCGACTACGGTAAAGCCAGGCACCACT encodes:
- a CDS encoding LCP family protein gives rise to the protein MKRLFIFIIVLFITIFIFNPVKTGELKKTPLKSRQKEQSTGITLAVPLPVKEGIKNYFLPGPGYQSPAPFCPNQNILLLWTEKGGLKAITIITYNPRTRIPALLTVPTCTLLPGETLTTGEIYDRKGLSTFTKTLEKAFNTTIPHYIIIDQTVVEQFSRRLGSVNLQGETVPVISIFEDTLAGRRLNDTDLVKALIQKLLLPGEMWKVPGHLTFLVHNIKTNLTLPVFLDIFSKLPAMKLNSLTKVSLPGEERETKRIASPEVTGRILSQITQESLP